TGGTTAGCGAGACTTCTTTAGCCGTTTTGGAGGCTTCATTTTCTTCCTCGAATCATCAGGGCTTTTATCATCAATAAAGGGCTGTAAAATAGTGAGAAAATGAATACCATAGCGGGAAAAACATAGAATGTTATAGGTTCTTAACAACAGCAAAGAGAAAACCATCCATGGATCTCAATGAACACAAAGATTAGGAAAACAGCACTTCTAAGAACATGTTTAAGTACAATTTCCAGACAGTTCCAGAAGGCCAACTACAATTAACAGCACTTCTAAATAGTTCATATATGATCAGCTATTGGAAAATATAACAACCCCGGGCTGTGGCTTCATAGAACAGATTCCTTGTATTATAGAGTGCAGGAAGAGGTATATATGCAACTAGAATTAACTAATTGTAGTGAGAACAAAGATaatcataattacatatttagaAGTTTAGACTGAAAATGTTACTCAATAGATATACATAAATGAAATACCTCATTCCACTTTTTCTGAAGCTCAAGAAGTTCTTGACAGTATGCAAGGCATTCACCATGGTATACAGCAGCTAATTCTTTTATTAATGCCTTCCTCTTAATAATGCCAATCACTGCATAAACATGCATACGTTTTAAGAGATGGTGAAACAAAGAGATTTCAAGGTTtacaaaagaatttcataaaagGTCTTCAAAGATCCCCAGCTAAAAAAAATCCTAAATCTATTAACAAAGCTACCACATTGGTGGACTGAAGGTAAGGTTAAACCGTCTAAATTAGTCAGACTCGGAAGTGAATGAAATTAGAAGATCCTTGTTAGATCATATATATCCAAACCCGTGTTTAGATATGCGTTAGCCACAGGTAATGCAACAAAAATGAAGTCCAAGCAACACAGTAAACCATAACCCTCCCTCTCATCAACACTGTAATAGCCATAACCATTTGAATATTGAAGTAACTGAGATACTTTCAAGTTAAAGCAACTTCTTAAAAAAGGCTAAGAGTGCTTCGCATAAAATTGAAGGCACTGAATGATAGTTTCTCAAATAGAAAAAACCAGGCAGACAGAGATCAATATCTAGGTTAAAGCAATAGAATTAAGTCTTTCACATAGTATCATTATACCAACAATTAATTTCTACAAATAATAAAAGCTATTTCAAGTACTGTAAACGCAATTAGCAATTGATTACACAGCTCTTTGAACCCAAAACTTTtccaacaaaatttttttttaccaaGCGATACCTATAAAGATCACTCTTCTTTAATCAAAGAGCATAAACCAATAAAAACCGAAATTTACAAAaagagaaacagagaagaaaaCATTAAGCACAGAGATCAAAACCCTTAAacggaaaaacaaagaaaaaccaGAAAGCAAAAATAACAGAGGAAAAAGGGTACTTCGACTGGGATCGAATGGAGGACGCCGATCTGGCTGAGCAGCAGCAGGAGAAGGTTGGTTCTGTTCTTGGCTCATGGCTTGAGACTCttgaagaattttttttttctttctggtTTGGGGGTTGGGGGGTGTGCCTTAGAATGATAAACAACTGTTAGAGATAACCCAGTCTAAGCATTCTTTTGTTATTACTGTGGAGAGGCCACACGGTTTCAGGATTtcgattttatatattttactttGCGCTACATTGTTGTTGGTACACTAAGAAACGAAAACTGGGTTTTTGTCGGCCTTTTCGTTAAAGTCCACAACTTTTTTCCGACTCTATGCCCTGGTTCCTGTTTCAGCTGGGAAATATCTAGGATAGAGCTTTCAAATGTTAAAATAAaggataaaatataaaaatagtaacTTCTATTATTttcagattatattttagttatttatgtttaaaatattatattttaatcacttatgttattatgtttaatattttagtcactttaaATTGTAATTAACGGTATAATAATAAGTTGACGTGACACATTAAATATCATTTCAAACacaagtgattaaaatgtaacattttaaatataaataattaaaatgtaacataatataaacaaaagtgattattttaatagtttaaccTAATTATATTCTTTTAGGGTACAAAACACCTATTCACAAGGCAAGTTAATCGGACCAAATCGACTTATTGAACAAGGTAAGTTAACCGGACCGAATCACAAAACACCTGTTCACAAGGCAAGTTAATCAAACCAAATCGACTGATTCAACTAATTGGActaaaagtaaattaaaatatcaatttagAGGACATTGAATTAGTTAACTCAAAATTTGATATTGATAGattaaatggaaaaaaaaaattaattgaacccAGCGTTTGAActgaatttttaatatatttttatttttaatgattgaTTTAATCAAATCAAACAACCAATAGCATGATCAGTTTTGAAAACCTTCCATAAAAATACCAAATATAATCAGCAATATAGTTTGTATCATTTCAGTTTTAAAACCAGATGTGGTAAAAGTTTGGGGGCTAATATTTGATATTTCCCCACCCTAAAGATTCTCACTTCTTACCCCTCTTCTTCTAAGAATTGGATTTTAACCTGAGCTTCTAAAGTTTGACATTCAATCAAGTGCATACACATAATGGAAAATTTTATGAGAATCTCAATTTaagtaataaattttaaataaaatgatacAACTCGACAGTCAAAATCAATATGAACAGAATTATCAGTTGTGAATCAAAAAACAGGATTTTTTTCAACAACCATGAGAGAGCTCTCAAAACCCCTTCTACATAGTTCAAGCTCACTGGCAAATTTTCTTATACTTCTTCTGCCACATCCTCTTCTTTAGGAGTACTCTTCCCAATTCGAGGTCGTTTAGAAGCTGTGAAAGAGAGATATATTGAATCAATGAATAGCAGTTACAATTCACAATAAATCAAGCGCATGAGATTCAGAATGCGTACAACTTCATATAAAAATGTCcgagaagaaaaaaaataaaaaatcaggtTATGTCATGATCGTTTAGCATTGTCAGCAAAACAAGTTACTGTGAGGTGAAAGAACCACAAATACTGCATATCAAAAGAAGTTCCCATAATAATTTCAGGCAAGAGTTTTCCATCATTTAACAGCACATGGAAACAATTAGAATGGTTATATTGATGGCAATGGAAGACATCAATATGGCCATAAGTTTACTAGACAGACGAGTCAGTAGGCATAAGAACAAACTGAATACTCACTTTTGAGAGATGATCCAGCAAGACAAGTCAGCCTGGACTTCGTAATAGCCTCGGCCAATGGATTTGGCTTCTCCTTGACAGCCATCCGAACATCCCAAACACGAATAAACCCATCAGATGATGCAGATGCCACTAAATATGGTTCATCATCACTACCACCATCTTTGGTAAGCACAACAATACCTTTTAGACGGGTAGAATGTGCATCCTCGATgcaataagcaaccttaccactGTTTGTGTCCCATGCTGTAATACTACGGCTCTCACCACCAGTAAATAAAATTCCACCCTGGCAAAATCACAATATGCCTTTAGAAATTCAATTTATAAATGACGAGAAAACAAGAATCGTGCATCATGAAAACAAGTAGCCTAAGAGTACTAGAAGACTGCCACAACATTGGGATCCTAGAACTTCATCCACTATAACATTTTTCTTAATGTGTTAAATATCCGAGCTTTGGAAGATGCTGACATCTCGAAGAACACCCTATCTTTGAAACAAAACTATACCCCCCATCAAAATGACCTTATTCCATCTTCTAAGCGCCAACAAACAGTAGATTCATACCAAAAGATGGTTCAGCTACATGGTGAATGAGTTGAGCTTCTAGCTTCTGACCTTTTAGCTCTATTTTCTATTAAACTTTAAGCAGAACATCACTAACACATACTCAAATCAATCAACCAAAATAGAAAACCTATATACTAACATCCCCACACCAAATTATTCAATTCATAACACAATTTACAATCTCATGCAGCCAACCTTAACTTACATGCCTATAAAAATCCAATCTCTAGACATTTTAAAGCAGTAATGTTTCACATTCCAACAATTATTCCTTCAAGAAACAAAGCTACTACCTATATTAAAAAGATttacttttttattaaaattagagaGAGAGAAACTAACCTCTCCAGAAGCAGCACAAAGAACTCGTTTTTGATTATCCAACTCAAACAATAACCTAGCATCTTCCGCTAAATGAACACCAATTTTCTCCTCGGAAGCCATAAAAAACCTGTCTCCACTCGCATCAAATTTAACAATCGTCGCTTCTTTTCCCAGCCTACAACAAAAGCTCCTTTTTCCTCTCATCAAATTCGACATAGCCAAACACCCATCACGAGAAACACTCAAAGCAAGCTTCCCAGAAGGATGAACAGCCAAATCATTGATACACTTTTTATGGGACCTAAAGGACTTGAGAAGAACAAAGGGTTCCGTGTCAAAGATGGATATGGTGCCATCAGCAGCGGCGGAGAGGAGATTACGAGGGAAGGAGAGGTTTGGAGGGCAGTAGAAAGAGAGGGAAGTGATGGAGGAGGAGAAGTGGTGAAGAGGACCGAGGGAAGCGGCGGATGAGAGGTCGTAGATGTGGATGGTGTCATCTGAAGAGCCGGAAGCAGCGGCTGGACCAGCGGCGGCTACGGTGGTTATGGGGGCGATGTGGGATGGGTAAGAGAAGATTTGGGTAAGAGTGAGAGATTGAGAAGGGGGGTCATGAGTTAGGGGTTTCAGTTTGAAGCCCCAAATGAAACGTTCGTAGGAACCTGCTATTAGGGACATGGCGACGGCAACGGCGGAGATTTTTGGTTTGGAAGGAAGAGTTTGAGGAAAGGGTTTTAGTTCGGGATTAAGAATGCAAACGAAGAACCAATAGAAAACAaggtgaaattatgattttggtcCCCTTATTATACTCAAATAGAATCCATCTAGGGTAAACtaccaaaatagtcatttttttgTTAAACTCATGTTACATTTTACCCATTTATGTTTGAAAGGTTATGTTTTAGTCATTTATATTAATGTGTTGTAACATTTTGTCACTGAGCCGTTAATTATCGTTAACTATGTAATAGTAAACTGATGTGGCACTTTAAATcattatttcaaacaaaaattttaggttaaattatacaattgatcatcatattttttcgttttgagcaatttaatttttttcttttatattcttttaactttctttttttttttcttttcattctctTATGCTTCTCCCTCTCTTTGATTGATCTAcccaatttaaattattaaaaaaaataaaagtatagagactagttttaacaaatggagaatggaggaaaacagagggagaaggaaaatgagaaaagaatggaaaataaagaaaaatatagaaaaattcaaagaacataaaagagaaaaaaaagctcaaaataaaaaaaatatagggaccaattttataatttaacttaatttaatgTGTCACATCAGCTTACTGTTATATCCTTAATGATAATTAAGgttcaatgactaaaatgttacaacatgataatataagtgactaaaatgttacaatatgataatataagtgactaaaatgtaacatttcaaatataagtgactaaaatataatttgagaCAAATAAAACAGGGTCAGCGGTTCTCAGGATGGAAGCGGTTACCCCATGCTGTCAGGGTAAACCAATATAGAAACTTAACAAGTACACAATTCAACCCCCTTTAGATCTATATGTAAAATCCTCAGAATGTTGGCATAATAAAATTTGGAAGAAGTTGGTACTTATACAGCCAATACAGAAATAAATCAA
The Gossypium arboreum isolate Shixiya-1 chromosome 10, ASM2569848v2, whole genome shotgun sequence genome window above contains:
- the LOC108487404 gene encoding uncharacterized protein LOC108487404, whose protein sequence is MSLIAGSYERFIWGFKLKPLTHDPPSQSLTLTQIFSYPSHIAPITTVAAAGPAAASGSSDDTIHIYDLSSAASLGPLHHFSSSITSLSFYCPPNLSFPRNLLSAAADGTISIFDTEPFVLLKSFRSHKKCINDLAVHPSGKLALSVSRDGCLAMSNLMRGKRSFCCRLGKEATIVKFDASGDRFFMASEEKIGVHLAEDARLLFELDNQKRVLCAASGEGGILFTGGESRSITAWDTNSGKVAYCIEDAHSTRLKGIVVLTKDGGSDDEPYLVASASSDGFIRVWDVRMAVKEKPNPLAEAITKSRLTCLAGSSLKTSKRPRIGKSTPKEEDVAEEV
- the LOC108487458 gene encoding uncharacterized protein LOC108487458; this encodes MSQEQNQPSPAAAQPDRRPPFDPSRMIGIIKRKALIKELAAVYHGECLAYCQELLELQKKWNEPFIDDKSPDDSRKKMKPPKRLKKSR